Sequence from the Prunus persica cultivar Lovell chromosome G5, Prunus_persica_NCBIv2, whole genome shotgun sequence genome:
ctcttCTTCGTCTCAAGATCCCCAAAGCTTCTCTTTTAcctaaatctattttttttaataaattaattaatttctttttaataaaaagaaggaTAAAGAAATCAATAAGAAATATTCAATCGCACGTTGGAAGCCAGTGTTTGGTTGCAAGGAAAATGAAGCATACCACGCCGCCTGAAATTGTGAGTTCCAAGAAAATGGCCTCCGAAATGATCATCCTGTATTGAACAAAAACGCATTCCAATTAATCACAAACTAAAGTCAATAAAAACTGGGGCAATAGCAAGGGCACCGGAGGCCTTACGTCATCGATACGATTGTGGGTAGCCAAGCCATGGAGCTTGAATTCTCAAAACCCTAGAACTTGATTTCGAAGAATGAGAGGATAGAGGCAACgacataatattattattattaccgGCCAAAATCAACCACTTTGGGGTTCAACTTTTCGGGATTATTGGTCTTAGGACAAGCCCAATGATGGGTGTGGTTGCAAACCTCCGTTGGGCTGAGGCATTTAGAGCCCACTATTGCAGCCTTAAGGCAGATGGAACCCAAGCAAAACTTAGTGCAATATTATCAAATCATCGATCTTAACACATCAGTAAAATAAACTCCACATATCtattaggaaaagaaaaaaaaacaggaacACAGTTGATCACATGGATcatcataaaaaagaaaaagaaaaagaaaaaaaagtgcaaTACATTACGTTGATGAAATCACATGAAaagttaatttaattgtaagaAGCTAGCTAGCGGAGTCCATTAAACTGGGGTACAACCCAGACTGCAGGCGGTATATAACCCTGCAAATCAGAATAAGGATCTAAGGAGAAATGTTGTGTGATGGTTCCGCTctctaaattaaaaatacccaTATCGCGACATGGCATGTCGTCATATAACGTATCATATTGGATATGGTCTCCGTAAACAAAAGACGACGATGAGAAatcatgggtataatatatggAATTTGACTGGCATCCATGAAAGTTGGAAGCCAAAACAGAAACGGAATGATTGTCACCTATGAAAAAGGCATCATCTCCAATGCTTTTTACCTCAACATGTTGTAAAACAGATCCGTCTTCGTCGTCGAACACCACTTTGTAAACCCTAAAGCTTTCAGTCATAACATTCTTGTAGGCCCCTTGTGTTTGTTTACAAACTCTTTCGATATGCATTAAGTCTCCCTTGGTTGATTCTACAAGATATCTTGTAGCTTTATAACGGTGGAAGCCTGCGTCCCGATGTGTAAGCAGCTTTAGTCGTCGTATTCTTGAAGTATAAGGGCTGACATCTAATGACCAAATCTCTCCCTGATGTCCAAGTAGGTGGACTTGGGTTTGGTAAGATATAACATCAGTGACCGGATGTGGGGGCTTAATCCAAGTCCAACGTTTTTGGCTTCGGCCTCTTTTCATACGAATGAAAGCAAATTCATCATAAATGCCCACAAAATGATTATCTTTACGTAACAGTGCTACAACCACATAGTTTTCTGGATTCAAAGCAGGGTCAGCAGAGAAGATGACCTTTCTCACATTGAATTCGTGGAAGTATTTGTCACGTTTCTTGGGTATGAGTGTGACATCCAAGAGAGGGAGAAGAATGGGCGATGCCGGATTTCTGAAAGGGTCCCGGAGTGCTATAATCGGACCTTGGTCTGTGACGGATTCTATTGTGGCAAACCAACCGTGGCTAGAGCCACATGACCTCTTTTTAAAAGGCACTTCCAATCCAATATTGTTGTAGATTTTGCCTTCAGCAATGCTGTATAATGCTTTTCGGTGGTTAGTTTTCGTTAGGAGGAGGCTATTCTTGCCGCCACCGCCGCCTTGACATTCATATTCATTAGGGATCAAGAGCATGGGAAGTAGGTTGTTATGCCGCCACCGCTGTGTTGCTTGATTATAGTCTTTTGCAAGAGAACGCCATTGCTTGCAGACGGCAGCAAAAGAAACATGGTCAATGGGCTCAAACAAATTATCTAGAACCAAAAACACAGGCAGCAGAGGAAGACTTGCCCATTCTGGTGATGATATGTACCTACTGCAACTGTAGTATTTGAAGGCAACACCAGCGGCCATGTTCCCACAACGACGCTTCTTATTATTAGGGTACATGACACCAAAACGAACAAGCACTAcaaattaagaagaagaagaagaagaaacaaaatattgtACGTACCAAGAAACCAACCCTAAGATTTTCCTGgctatttataaaatatacgAAGCGGGTAGAGAAGAGATAACACATTAGCACAAGTCCTCTTGTATGTATAGAACTCAAAATCGTAATAATCTCATAGTAAGTAATTAggcaataataatataatattgcaatattttcgttttcttttcctacttcttattataatatattgttCGTTTATTTCCTCGTTCAATGGCAAGAGAATCAAGTACGTACGGTAAATATTGGCTTTATTTGGAAGGCAAATATTAAgtgataaaatattatattcttGTTAAATTATGGCGATTTGATATGATTTTTCAAGGATTTCGTGGAACTATAAATAACAATTCTTTTGCAACCAGAATTCTTATACACTAAGTAATCTTGGCCTCCAAGGAATTAGGTCAGTCAACCAACCACTACTGTATTTGTACTCACGTGCTCGGATTAGGGCATACCATGGCATTGGGGGTGGGCGAGAGGGGCCTTAGCCATGGGCCTCCAATTAAGGGCCCCtaaatttatatacatatatactattatccaatttattataaataaataaagcaattaaattaaatttcttcGTTTCCCCTTCCCAAaaagtttcttccttttcgcaaaaacagaaacatgTGCTTGACGAAGGCGACTCCTTCTCAAAGTCGATAAATAATTCAAAAGTGCATGTCAGAGTTTGaatttcataatttgatttttgggtCAAATATTGAATGGCCCATTTTAGCGcgcttttataattttaacggGCTTAAGAATGGCCCCACCAGTACAATGCACAAAATTAAGCCCAAGTCCATCTTCATACCCGCGTTACACAGACCCGGTTAAACAAAACCCGATTCGAGTCCGAGTCTCAATGACACAGAGCCCTAAACTCCCACGATGCTCTTGTTCGGGGCGAAAGCTTTCAGTAGTGGATTTTACCATGACCTGAATACTGGTTGGTACTATAGCATGCGAGACAGTTTTCTTCCCTCTCGCCAAGTACCTCTttcattctcttcattttggtgtTTTGAAATCTATTATCTCTTTGATATTAGGTGGAGTGATTTCTAGTTTGGttggaaaatattattttcaggCTGATAATTTGGAAACATATGAAACCCAAGTGAGTGCTTCTCAGAATCCCATTCGAGAAGAGCTTTTTGCACATGAAAATGAATGCATAGTCTTATAGAATAGAAGCAGTTCCTCAGAAACCCTCATTGCAATTCctattgtttttttgtgtcaaGTGTTCTGCCCATTATCCTCATCTCTGGATTGAAACTACAAATTTGATGATATTCCAAAGTTTTAGACATTTAATTTTGTACTTGTTCAAAGCAGTGAACTGCTTCTTTTGTAAACCGACAACACAGAGTGCTGCAGCAGCAATGATCTGCCTGAAAATCCCCCTCCCACCTCAGAATGGTGCCCTGGTTCTCGCATATACCTCTGGAGAACGTGTCTTATTTATACTTTTGCTATATATCTATATTATGCTTCTTCTAATTGTTTGTACCCAGTCAGAGCCGACCCCCGCGGACCGCAAAAAGGAACGGCGGACGGAAAAAAGGACCAACACTTATCTTTCTCCTTTGCTGCCTCTGCTTCTTCGTcctcctctttttcctttgttgcCTCAGTGCCTCCTCTTCTACCTTCTCTTtgtcctcttcttcttccttcttcttctcgtTTTTCTCCTTTGGTGCCTCGGCTTCTTGTTCTTGCTCTGTTTTTGTCACCTTCTTCTCCAGTGCCTCCTCCTTTTTCTCCTCATCAATCTTCCTTTTCAATGCCTCTTCCTTCTCAGTTCTCAGCTCACTTAGCAATCTTTTGGCATTTGTCCTTTCAGTGCTTTCCACCTTACGCGTAGAAGAACCAGCAGCAGCCTTTgctttctcctcctcctccttctccagATAAGCAATAACGAGATTTCTAATTGCTCTTTGAGTCAGTGGTATGCCCAGACTTGTGTCACATCCATACTGACACATCAACATCATCTGTTCCTCCTGGTCAATGTCTACAGAGCCACTGACTAACCCAACAATCATACCTCGAAATCCAATATTGTCCCTGAGATAAGAGACAATTTCCTgcaatgcaaaaacaaaacaaaccaaccttcttcattttcttaatctattaataaattaaattgacaCCACAATAGTTGGAATCAATGTTTACCTTGCTCAACTCATAGCCCACTACTACAACCACGTCTTCCCGGCATCCTTTCCAAAACCGCTTGAAAAATTC
This genomic interval carries:
- the LOC109949356 gene encoding uncharacterized protein LOC109949356, which translates into the protein MIPKVFVPANQATNATNCYCNYFGGKTLHYNSIPRQEDEEDLIHCYRITLGSSDLLITDDDMLMNTCLQLNLHNSTDIRAARDFAKTNGCNVLRDVGEDPLRPGVLVATVTDPFKFVWQLSNSAGGLGPYEDGFLCFRCVRIVVIGGGNAEMFDIPGTPTVIPEDISRHEFFKRFWKGCREDVVVVVGYELSKEIVSYLRDNIGFRGMIVGLVSGSVDIDQEEQMMLMCQYGCDTSLGIPLTQRAIRNLVIAYLEKEEEEKAKAAAGSSTRKVESTERTNAKRLLSELRTEKEEALKRKIDEEKKEEALEKKVTKTEQEQEAEAPKEKNEKKKEEEEDKEKVEEEALRQQRKKRRTKKQRQQRRKISVGPFFRPPFLFAVRGGRL
- the LOC18777276 gene encoding uncharacterized protein LOC18777276; amino-acid sequence: MYPNNKKRRCGNMAAGVAFKYYSCSRYISSPEWASLPLLPVFLVLDNLFEPIDHVSFAAVCKQWRSLAKDYNQATQRWRHNNLLPMLLIPNEYECQGGGGGKNSLLLTKTNHRKALYSIAEGKIYNNIGLEVPFKKRSCGSSHGWFATIESVTDQGPIIALRDPFRNPASPILLPLLDVTLIPKKRDKYFHEFNVRKVIFSADPALNPENYVVVALLRKDNHFVGIYDEFAFIRMKRGRSQKRWTWIKPPHPVTDVISYQTQVHLLGHQGEIWSLDVSPYTSRIRRLKLLTHRDAGFHRYKATRYLVESTKGDLMHIERVCKQTQGAYKNVMTESFRVYKVVFDDEDGSVLQHVEDDHFGGHFLGTHNFRRRGNSKVEETAPGVATGMILSLHETLQNCKDTLATCQSLKNSEESLKEQLEKAKKKEASQFYSYKQDGEAVNG